The Listeria sp. PSOL-1 genome includes a region encoding these proteins:
- a CDS encoding MalY/PatB family protein: MSQFDEVIPRLGTNSAKWDGVKNVFGSEGIIPMWVADMDFKAPKPVLDALKKQSDHGIFGYTNDSKKAKEAIIHWNQMRHQFTIPEEAILLNTAVVPSISLAIRALTNESDSILMHSPIYPPFFKVAQETKRNIVKSPLRYQDQRLFIDIEDMERKIKTENVKLFLLCNPQNPGSRVWDKEELQQIVDLCKKYQLPIVSDEVHADLVMKGKKHRPLAALAPEYQDQMITLMAPSKTFNLAALKVSYLIITNPEYRKLFEAKQTYIHAAEINIFGLVGMEAAYNEGVHWLDELRDYLYENYQYVKAELKTYAPAVSVTKFEATYLLWLDVRKIDKDERTLYQDIIHAGCGVQMGSNFGKEGTGFIRVNIACPRETLKAGIAALIDGINH, from the coding sequence ATGAGTCAATTTGATGAAGTTATTCCGCGTCTTGGTACAAATTCTGCAAAATGGGATGGCGTGAAAAATGTTTTTGGAAGCGAGGGAATCATTCCAATGTGGGTCGCTGATATGGATTTCAAGGCCCCAAAACCGGTTCTTGATGCGTTAAAAAAACAAAGCGATCACGGCATCTTTGGCTACACTAATGATAGTAAAAAAGCAAAAGAAGCAATTATCCATTGGAATCAAATGCGACATCAATTTACCATTCCAGAAGAAGCGATTTTATTAAATACAGCTGTTGTTCCTTCTATTTCGCTTGCTATTCGTGCACTAACAAATGAAAGCGATAGTATTTTAATGCATTCCCCCATTTATCCTCCATTTTTTAAAGTGGCACAAGAAACAAAGCGGAATATTGTGAAATCTCCTTTGCGTTATCAAGATCAACGCTTATTTATTGATATAGAAGATATGGAACGGAAAATAAAAACTGAAAACGTTAAACTCTTTCTGCTTTGTAACCCGCAAAATCCAGGAAGCCGAGTATGGGATAAAGAGGAATTACAACAAATCGTTGACCTTTGTAAGAAATATCAATTACCTATTGTTTCTGATGAGGTTCACGCTGATTTAGTGATGAAAGGAAAAAAGCATAGACCACTTGCTGCTTTAGCGCCTGAATATCAAGATCAAATGATCACATTAATGGCACCATCTAAAACATTTAATTTAGCTGCGCTTAAAGTTTCTTATTTAATTATTACAAATCCTGAGTATCGCAAGCTTTTTGAAGCAAAGCAAACCTATATTCATGCTGCTGAAATCAATATTTTTGGCTTGGTTGGAATGGAGGCTGCTTATAATGAAGGGGTTCATTGGCTTGATGAATTGCGTGACTATCTTTATGAAAATTATCAGTATGTAAAAGCCGAGCTAAAAACGTATGCACCTGCTGTTAGCGTTACTAAATTTGAGGCAACTTATCTTCTATGGCTTGATGTGCGTAAAATCGATAAAGATGAAAGAACGCTTTATCAGGATATTATTCATGCTGGGTGTGGAGTTCAAATGGGTTCTAACTTTGGTAAAGAAGGTACTGGCTTTATCCGCGTAAATATTGCTTGTCCTCGCGAAACATTGAAAGCAGGGATTGCTGCGCTTATAGACGGCATTAATCACTAA